The Cerasicoccus sp. TK19100 genome window below encodes:
- a CDS encoding AraC family transcriptional regulator — protein MSILAKIERNNVGDVVYGERDTFGPRKQPHLQLVYFYNGEIALKTNRTQRVFHGGEALFLIPGETYHFTFDPQEKVRHGWVDLPTIHEPPPWASTAEDALAALPFTERMRALASIANDAPRDSAHDEGDLRRALGRAIVEEAFAAAGHKEDTKKTRLPPVVLRAENIMMQRFPDKLSLDEIAAKAGVSKPHLIRLFREHTNTTPARRLWEIRVEAGARLLRETGLQMQEIADRCGFPSPYHFSRLLKKRYGVSPTKYRQQAWSGDTGRK, from the coding sequence ATGAGCATTCTGGCGAAAATTGAGCGAAACAACGTTGGCGACGTTGTCTACGGTGAGCGTGACACCTTTGGCCCGCGCAAGCAGCCACACCTCCAGCTTGTTTATTTTTACAACGGCGAAATCGCGCTGAAAACGAATCGCACCCAGCGCGTTTTTCACGGTGGTGAGGCCTTGTTTTTAATCCCCGGCGAAACCTACCATTTCACCTTCGACCCGCAGGAAAAAGTCCGCCATGGTTGGGTCGACCTGCCAACGATCCACGAACCGCCGCCCTGGGCAAGTACGGCGGAAGACGCACTTGCTGCCCTGCCCTTCACGGAGCGCATGCGCGCGCTGGCCAGCATTGCCAACGATGCTCCGCGCGACTCGGCACACGACGAAGGCGACCTGCGCCGCGCCCTTGGCCGTGCCATCGTCGAGGAGGCCTTTGCCGCTGCCGGGCACAAGGAAGACACGAAAAAAACACGCCTGCCCCCAGTCGTGCTTCGCGCGGAAAACATCATGATGCAGCGCTTCCCCGACAAGCTGAGTCTCGACGAAATCGCCGCGAAGGCAGGCGTCAGCAAGCCGCATTTGATCCGACTCTTTCGCGAGCATACCAACACAACGCCCGCGCGACGCCTGTGGGAAATTCGCGTCGAGGCCGGTGCCCGTCTCCTGCGCGAAACCGGTCTGCAAATGCAGGAAATCGCCGACCGCTGCGGCTTCCCCTCGCCGTATCATTTCTCGCGTTTGTTGAAGAAGCGCTACGGCGTCTCCCCGACGAAATACCGCCAGCAAGCTTGGAGCGGAGATACTGGCAGGAAATAG
- a CDS encoding phytanoyl-CoA dioxygenase family protein, which yields MITTSTSPGYFSVAELGEESTQYYRENGFIVVTDCFDAGEIKELCDDTVAICRGDYGSLNPNGDHMANYRPEDAVDFSGLSDDEIISQFLCIHFPHKASPIMSRALAHPNAVKALTSIIGPNVKCMQSMLFIKASGKPGQAWHQDEYFIPTRDRSLCGGWIAMDDATVDNGCLWVIPGSHKQGVLWPMYPHNKKEYDCAHEAYDFPYTDADAIPVEVPAGAIVLFNGYLLHKSLPNRKAAGFRRSLVNHYMSAESLLPWFGGSEESGPIGRADKRDIVMVAGKDPYAFKGVEDLARPMVRKSGEGGCGDGRMSKEEFVARQAADKGGSCEMGGGMMGASKSGAQMM from the coding sequence ATGATTACGACATCTACTTCCCCTGGATATTTTAGCGTCGCTGAGCTGGGCGAGGAATCGACCCAGTATTACCGCGAGAACGGCTTTATCGTCGTCACCGATTGCTTTGACGCCGGCGAGATTAAGGAGCTCTGCGATGACACGGTGGCCATCTGCCGCGGCGACTACGGCTCGCTCAACCCGAACGGCGACCACATGGCGAATTACCGGCCCGAGGACGCCGTCGATTTCTCCGGCCTGAGTGACGACGAGATCATTTCCCAGTTTCTGTGCATCCATTTCCCGCACAAGGCCTCCCCCATCATGAGTCGCGCCTTGGCGCATCCCAATGCGGTCAAGGCGCTGACCTCCATCATCGGGCCGAACGTGAAGTGCATGCAGTCGATGTTGTTCATCAAGGCCAGTGGCAAGCCTGGGCAGGCTTGGCATCAGGACGAATATTTCATCCCCACACGCGACCGTTCGCTCTGTGGCGGTTGGATCGCGATGGATGACGCCACGGTTGACAACGGCTGCCTGTGGGTGATCCCCGGTTCGCACAAACAAGGTGTCCTGTGGCCAATGTATCCCCACAACAAGAAGGAATACGACTGCGCGCACGAGGCCTACGACTTCCCCTACACCGACGCCGATGCGATCCCCGTCGAGGTCCCAGCGGGCGCGATCGTACTCTTTAACGGCTACCTGTTGCACAAGAGCCTGCCGAACCGAAAAGCCGCTGGCTTCCGCCGGTCACTGGTCAACCACTATATGAGCGCGGAAAGCCTGCTGCCGTGGTTTGGCGGTAGTGAGGAGAGCGGGCCCATCGGCCGCGCCGACAAGCGTGACATTGTGATGGTCGCTGGCAAGGACCCTTATGCGTTCAAAGGCGTTGAGGATCTCGCCAGGCCAATGGTCCGCAAGTCAGGAGAGGGCGGTTGCGGCGATGGCCGGATGTCCAAAGAAGAATTTGTTGCCAGGCAAGCTGCTGATAAAGGCGGTAGCTGCGAAATGGGTGGCGGCATGATGGGCGCGTCCAAATCTGGCGCTCAGATGATGTAA
- a CDS encoding sugar porter family MFS transporter, translating into MLRETSPSETKVNFGFIILISSVAALGGFLFGYDSGCINGAIEALQKAFNASNLGSGFNVASMLIGCAVGAFMAGSLADKFGRRPALFASAILFAVSSFGSGIANDSTTFIIFRLIGGFAVGAASIISPAYISEVAPAACRGRLSSLQQMAIVLGLFIAFLSNWLIAKAAGGASNDFWLGYEAWRWMFWVELIPIGLFFLGLFLIPESPRYLIANGQEKKAKEIMHRIAPDKNTGQKVADIRKTVNKERKPKLSDLINDQTRKLHPVVWVGLAIASLQQLVGINVVFYYGAVLWKAAGFTESDALMINVIGGVINVVSTIVAIGLVDKWGRKPLLLTGSAGMTIFLGALAVIFGTAGTSESGDLQLSGPMGMAALISANLYIVCFGISWGPVMWVMLGEMFPNRIRGAALAVAGLSQWTMNFIVTMTFPILLASIGLGGAYGLYAAFALVSFFIVKAIVKETKGMTLEEMENG; encoded by the coding sequence ATGCTCCGAGAAACATCCCCCTCAGAGACGAAGGTCAACTTCGGCTTCATTATCTTAATTTCAAGCGTGGCTGCACTCGGCGGCTTCCTTTTCGGCTACGACAGCGGCTGTATCAACGGCGCGATCGAAGCCCTGCAAAAAGCCTTTAACGCCAGTAACCTTGGCAGTGGTTTCAACGTCGCATCCATGCTCATCGGCTGCGCGGTGGGTGCCTTTATGGCGGGCAGTCTTGCGGATAAGTTCGGCCGACGCCCGGCACTGTTTGCCTCGGCCATTCTCTTTGCCGTCAGCTCGTTTGGCTCCGGCATCGCCAATGACTCGACGACATTCATCATCTTCCGCTTAATTGGCGGCTTCGCAGTCGGCGCGGCGAGCATTATTTCTCCGGCTTACATCAGTGAGGTCGCGCCCGCCGCCTGCCGCGGACGCCTTTCCAGCCTTCAGCAAATGGCCATCGTGCTCGGGCTGTTTATCGCATTTCTGAGTAACTGGCTCATCGCTAAAGCCGCCGGTGGCGCGAGTAACGATTTCTGGCTCGGCTATGAAGCGTGGCGCTGGATGTTCTGGGTGGAGCTGATTCCGATTGGCCTGTTTTTCCTCGGCCTGTTCTTGATCCCCGAGTCCCCGCGCTACCTGATCGCCAATGGCCAGGAAAAGAAGGCCAAGGAGATCATGCACCGAATTGCGCCGGATAAAAATACCGGCCAAAAAGTTGCCGATATCCGCAAGACGGTGAACAAGGAGCGCAAACCCAAATTGAGTGATCTCATCAACGACCAAACCCGAAAGCTGCACCCCGTCGTTTGGGTAGGTTTGGCGATCGCATCCTTACAGCAGTTGGTCGGGATCAATGTAGTGTTTTATTACGGTGCCGTCCTGTGGAAAGCGGCGGGCTTCACCGAAAGCGATGCCTTGATGATCAATGTCATTGGCGGCGTCATTAATGTCGTCTCAACCATTGTCGCCATTGGCTTGGTGGACAAATGGGGACGCAAACCACTGCTGCTGACCGGTTCCGCGGGCATGACCATTTTCCTCGGTGCATTGGCGGTCATCTTTGGCACGGCGGGCACGAGCGAAAGCGGCGACCTGCAACTGTCCGGCCCGATGGGGATGGCGGCATTGATCAGCGCCAATCTTTACATAGTTTGCTTCGGTATTTCATGGGGCCCGGTCATGTGGGTCATGCTCGGAGAAATGTTCCCCAACCGGATTCGCGGTGCCGCATTGGCAGTAGCAGGCCTCAGCCAGTGGACGATGAATTTCATCGTCACGATGACGTTCCCCATCCTGCTGGCCAGCATCGGCCTCGGTGGCGCTTATGGCCTCTACGCAGCCTTCGCACTGGTGTCGTTCTTCATCGTCAAGGCCATCGTCAAGGAGACCAAGGGCATGACGCTGGAAGAAATGGAGAATGGGTGA
- the leuB gene encoding 3-isopropylmalate dehydrogenase: protein MSETLKFAVLPGDGIGPEVMEVALEVLSAATKPEGLDLDFATADVGGIAIDNHGEALPESTLEVCRNSDAILFGSVGGPKWESLPPKEQPERAALLPLRKEFSLFANIRPGLLFPELVDASPLKTERIPDGIDIVCIRELTGGIYFGQPKATRTLEDGQKEALDTMIYKTSEIERIAEVAAVAAYGRGKKVCSVDKANVLETSVLWRQTVTEYFKKNHPELELSHMYVDNAAMQLARDPNQFDVLFTENMFGDILSDEMGVICGSLGMMSSASLGVGENRFGKPFGLYEPAGGTAPDIAGKGIANPCAQILSAAMMLRYSFGFDAIADRIGEAVKKAVQDGVRTGDIAFGKTPIGTKEMGAAIIERL from the coding sequence ATGAGCGAAACCCTGAAATTTGCAGTATTGCCCGGCGATGGCATCGGGCCCGAAGTCATGGAAGTGGCGCTGGAGGTGCTCTCCGCCGCCACCAAACCCGAGGGCCTGGACCTCGATTTTGCGACAGCTGACGTTGGCGGCATCGCCATTGATAACCACGGCGAAGCCCTGCCAGAGTCGACACTCGAAGTCTGCCGCAACAGCGACGCAATCCTGTTCGGCTCCGTCGGTGGCCCCAAGTGGGAAAGCCTGCCGCCCAAGGAACAGCCCGAGCGCGCCGCCCTCCTGCCGCTGCGCAAGGAATTCAGCCTTTTCGCCAACATCCGCCCCGGCCTGCTCTTCCCTGAGCTCGTCGACGCCTCCCCGCTAAAGACCGAGCGCATTCCCGACGGCATCGACATCGTCTGCATTCGCGAGCTGACCGGCGGCATTTACTTTGGCCAGCCCAAGGCCACGCGCACCCTCGAAGACGGCCAAAAGGAAGCCCTCGACACCATGATCTACAAGACCAGCGAAATCGAGCGCATCGCCGAGGTCGCCGCCGTCGCCGCCTATGGCCGCGGTAAAAAGGTCTGCTCGGTCGATAAGGCCAACGTGCTGGAAACCTCCGTGCTCTGGCGTCAGACCGTCACCGAATACTTTAAGAAGAACCACCCCGAGCTCGAACTGAGTCACATGTATGTGGACAACGCCGCCATGCAGCTCGCCCGCGACCCGAACCAGTTCGACGTGCTCTTCACCGAGAACATGTTCGGCGACATTCTCTCCGACGAAATGGGCGTCATCTGCGGCAGTCTCGGCATGATGAGCAGCGCCAGCCTTGGCGTCGGCGAAAACCGTTTCGGCAAGCCCTTCGGCCTCTACGAGCCAGCTGGCGGCACCGCGCCGGACATCGCCGGTAAGGGCATCGCCAACCCGTGCGCGCAGATCCTCTCCGCCGCGATGATGCTCCGCTACAGCTTCGGCTTCGATGCCATCGCCGACCGTATCGGTGAAGCCGTTAAGAAGGCAGTTCAAGACGGCGTCCGCACCGGCGACATCGCCTTCGGCAAGACCCCGATCGGCACCAAAGAAATGGGTGCCGCCATCATCGAGCGCCTCTAA
- a CDS encoding FAD-dependent monooxygenase codes for MSEYDVIIVGGGPCGLLTSLLLERYGVSSLVIERHPDISIHPKAMGIMRRTGEIYRQLGLYERMRAADLTTREPHELTIWAKGLSGEILGRVPHIEDAGNVTPCVRFHCPQPHTEAVIARAINESQLGTILHYKDVIATSETEDGVTATYQDRNTGEETTVSGKFLIAADGAGSRIRQRLGIQVEGPGDMGHFINTYFRANYGPRMEERRALLYNALGEDFMEFFVSVNGQDLWLMHHFLEDGESAGEYTESRITQMIKHASGMPEVPVEVISILPWVMSPKLALQWRHGRHFLVGDSAARLSPSGGMGMNTGLQGAHNLAWKLAAVVKGDAPDALLDTYQAERLGVAAAISQSSNENFMEIYAIVECALRGDWDRAKEKITHSRRAGSVLGLDLGRTYEHGAFAPDGTDAATNDDPLNDYTPSARPGGRAPHFWLTEDQSTLDLFGNGFALLTGPDGAGWQAALDSAEWPLKGVLGTTMHSLTEPEFLKLYGIAADGAVLVRPDGYVAARFQSIQDNGADWLVAAAKESVGA; via the coding sequence ATGAGCGAGTACGATGTGATCATTGTTGGCGGTGGGCCTTGCGGGCTCTTAACTTCGCTCTTGCTTGAGCGCTATGGCGTATCGAGCCTCGTGATCGAACGGCATCCGGATATCTCCATCCACCCTAAAGCCATGGGCATCATGCGGCGCACGGGGGAAATCTACCGCCAGCTCGGCCTTTATGAGCGCATGCGTGCGGCTGACCTGACCACCCGCGAACCACACGAGCTGACCATCTGGGCCAAGGGCCTCAGCGGGGAAATCCTCGGGCGGGTGCCCCACATCGAAGACGCCGGCAACGTCACCCCTTGCGTGCGCTTTCACTGCCCGCAGCCGCACACTGAGGCCGTCATTGCCCGCGCGATCAACGAAAGCCAGCTCGGCACGATCCTTCATTATAAAGACGTCATTGCCACGAGCGAAACCGAAGACGGTGTTACCGCGACCTACCAGGACCGTAATACCGGCGAAGAGACCACGGTGTCGGGCAAGTTTCTCATTGCCGCCGACGGCGCAGGCAGCCGGATCCGCCAGCGACTGGGCATCCAGGTCGAGGGACCGGGCGACATGGGGCACTTCATCAACACTTACTTTCGCGCCAACTACGGCCCCCGCATGGAGGAGCGTCGCGCCCTGCTTTACAACGCACTCGGCGAGGACTTCATGGAGTTTTTTGTCAGCGTGAACGGGCAGGACCTCTGGCTGATGCATCACTTTTTGGAGGACGGCGAAAGCGCCGGTGAATACACCGAGTCCCGCATTACGCAGATGATCAAGCACGCCTCCGGTATGCCTGAAGTGCCGGTCGAGGTGATCTCGATTCTGCCTTGGGTCATGAGCCCCAAGCTCGCGCTGCAGTGGCGACACGGGCGGCATTTCCTCGTGGGCGACTCGGCCGCGCGCCTCTCCCCCAGTGGCGGCATGGGTATGAACACCGGCCTCCAGGGCGCGCACAATCTCGCGTGGAAACTGGCGGCCGTGGTCAAGGGCGACGCGCCCGATGCCCTGCTCGACACCTACCAGGCCGAGCGGTTGGGCGTCGCTGCCGCGATCTCCCAGAGTAGCAACGAGAACTTCATGGAAATATACGCCATCGTCGAATGCGCGCTGCGGGGCGACTGGGACCGCGCCAAGGAAAAGATCACCCACAGCCGCCGAGCTGGCAGCGTGCTGGGCCTCGACCTTGGCCGGACCTACGAGCACGGTGCCTTCGCCCCCGACGGCACCGACGCCGCGACCAACGACGATCCACTCAATGACTATACCCCCAGCGCACGCCCAGGTGGACGCGCACCGCACTTCTGGCTGACCGAGGACCAGTCGACACTCGACCTTTTTGGCAATGGCTTTGCCCTGCTCACCGGGCCCGATGGTGCCGGTTGGCAAGCCGCGCTCGACTCTGCCGAGTGGCCGCTGAAAGGCGTGTTAGGAACGACCATGCATTCATTGACGGAGCCGGAGTTCCTCAAGCTCTATGGCATCGCAGCCGACGGTGCCGTCCTCGTCCGCCCAGATGGCTACGTTGCCGCGCGTTTCCAATCGATTCAGGATAACGGCGCGGACTGGCTCGTTGCGGCAGCTAAGGAATCAGTCGGCGCATAA
- a CDS encoding ArsR/SmtB family transcription factor: MAEIEDELAKQLWAIGDITRLRILRLLPDSADCEHAKNVSQIADVLNLSQPTISHHLRVLRQAGIVQHQKMCRDCYYWVDRDAAREVIERMEELLLNVEPVKA; the protein is encoded by the coding sequence ATGGCAGAGATCGAAGACGAATTGGCGAAGCAGCTGTGGGCGATTGGCGACATCACCCGCCTGCGTATCCTGCGTTTGCTGCCGGACTCAGCCGACTGCGAGCACGCTAAAAACGTCTCCCAAATAGCGGATGTTTTGAATCTTTCGCAACCTACGATTTCGCATCACTTGCGTGTTTTGCGCCAAGCGGGGATCGTTCAGCATCAGAAAATGTGCCGCGACTGTTATTACTGGGTAGACCGCGATGCCGCGCGCGAAGTTATCGAGCGCATGGAAGAGCTGCTGCTCAACGTGGAACCAGTGAAGGCTTAA
- the msrA gene encoding peptide-methionine (S)-S-oxide reductase MsrA — translation MSEPNPENLEVATFGAGCFWCTEAVMERLPGVASVESGYMGGEVENPTYQEVCTGTTGHAEVIQVKFDPDIIRYDQLLDVFWRMHDPTQLNRQGADVGTQYRSAIYFHSDEQEQTAKKSLADAQTKIDGLIVTEITPASKFYVAEGYHQDYYNNNKNAGYCRFVILPKLDKLGLED, via the coding sequence ATGAGTGAGCCCAACCCCGAAAATTTGGAAGTCGCCACCTTTGGTGCCGGTTGTTTCTGGTGCACGGAAGCCGTGATGGAGCGCCTGCCGGGCGTGGCCAGCGTGGAGTCCGGCTACATGGGCGGCGAGGTGGAAAACCCGACCTATCAAGAGGTTTGCACCGGCACGACCGGTCACGCCGAAGTGATCCAGGTGAAGTTCGACCCGGACATCATTCGCTACGATCAACTGCTCGACGTATTCTGGCGCATGCACGACCCGACGCAGCTAAACCGGCAGGGGGCGGATGTCGGCACGCAATACCGTTCGGCCATCTATTTTCACAGCGACGAGCAGGAGCAGACCGCCAAAAAATCCCTGGCCGACGCGCAAACGAAGATCGACGGCCTGATCGTTACCGAGATCACCCCTGCCTCGAAGTTCTACGTCGCGGAGGGCTACCACCAGGATTATTACAATAACAACAAGAACGCCGGTTACTGCCGCTTCGTCATCCTGCCCAAGCTGGACAAACTTGGCTTGGAGGACTGA
- a CDS encoding KamA family radical SAM protein, whose translation MQPNDNLANWHKGQGHWANVPAEDWLNWKWQLKNRITKVEQLEQYLELTPEEKAACYFSNQKLALAITPYFFNLIDVNDPNCPIRRQIIPHGGEMKTSPEELLDPVGEDGDMPVKGLVHRYPDRVLFLVTDRCASYCRYCTRSRLVSNAQDYNFHPEFESGLKYIEEHPEVRDVLLSGGDPLLLSNRKLDYLLGRLKAIPHVEFVRIGSRIPVFLPQRIDDELCEIFKKHGPIWMSIHVNHPRECTEELYRATERLSFAGVPIGNQSVLLKDVNDDPQTMKSLVHRLLMMRVRPYYLYQCDLITGSRHLRADVRKGIEIIKHLRGHTTGYAVPQFVIDAPGGGGKVPINPEYVQEITDEEIVMRNFEGRRYAYPLVEGKQADLEHAPEAEPLLV comes from the coding sequence ATGCAACCGAATGACAACCTCGCGAACTGGCACAAGGGCCAGGGCCACTGGGCGAATGTCCCCGCCGAAGATTGGCTCAACTGGAAGTGGCAGCTCAAGAATCGCATCACCAAGGTCGAGCAGCTCGAACAATATTTGGAGCTGACCCCCGAGGAGAAGGCGGCGTGCTACTTTTCCAATCAGAAGCTCGCCCTAGCGATCACCCCCTATTTTTTCAACCTGATCGACGTCAACGACCCCAACTGCCCCATCCGGCGGCAGATCATCCCGCATGGCGGCGAGATGAAGACCTCCCCCGAGGAGCTGCTTGACCCCGTCGGCGAAGACGGCGACATGCCCGTCAAAGGCCTTGTTCACCGTTACCCGGACCGCGTGTTGTTCCTCGTCACGGACCGCTGTGCCTCGTATTGTCGCTACTGCACCCGCAGTCGGCTGGTCTCCAATGCGCAGGATTATAATTTTCACCCGGAGTTTGAAAGCGGCCTGAAATACATCGAAGAACACCCCGAGGTGCGCGATGTGCTGCTCTCCGGCGGTGATCCGCTGCTGCTCAGCAACCGCAAGCTCGACTATCTGCTGGGCCGCCTGAAGGCGATTCCGCACGTGGAGTTTGTCCGCATCGGCTCGCGTATTCCGGTCTTCCTGCCGCAGCGTATCGACGACGAGCTGTGCGAAATTTTCAAAAAACACGGGCCGATCTGGATGTCTATCCACGTCAACCACCCGCGTGAATGCACTGAGGAGCTTTACCGGGCGACCGAGCGCCTGAGCTTCGCCGGTGTGCCGATTGGCAACCAATCGGTGCTGCTCAAGGACGTCAACGACGACCCGCAAACGATGAAGTCACTCGTGCACCGCCTGCTCATGATGCGCGTGCGCCCATATTACCTCTATCAATGTGACTTGATCACTGGTAGCCGTCATTTGCGCGCCGACGTGCGAAAGGGCATTGAGATCATCAAGCATCTGCGCGGCCATACGACTGGCTACGCGGTGCCGCAATTTGTCATTGATGCCCCCGGCGGCGGCGGCAAGGTGCCGATCAACCCGGAATACGTGCAGGAGATCACCGATGAGGAGATCGTAATGCGTAACTTCGAAGGCCGCCGCTACGCCTACCCGCTCGTCGAAGGCAAACAGGCTGACCTGGAGCACGCGCCAGAGGCCGAGCCGCTGCTGGTGTAG